The window GTCAGGGATGAAAACCGTTTCCACTTTATTGCCCTGCCCCAAATCCACCACCCATTTGCGGGTGCCATCGCTTGAGAAGTGTTCCAACTCAACAGCCGGCCCTTTGATTTCAGCCACTTCCGCGAGTTTTCCACGCAACCCTTTGCCGATATTGGTCATCGCCTCAAAATCATCGACGCCAAAAAAGTGAACCCACTTCATGATTTGATGGGCACGAAAGCGCTTCTCTCCGAGGCTCTCGAAGAAATCTTCCATCTGCTGGCGGGTCAACCCCAACAAATTGATTTTATTCGTGCTTTTTTGACTGACTTGGTTCATGGCGGACCTGTCTGAGGGGGTTATATAACCCTGGTCGGTGGCTTTAATACGACAAATGGAGCCCTGGGACTCCATTTGATCTTACCCAGGCCTATACCTATTTGTATAAGCCTAGCTTAATTCTGCAATTTCAAGCAATTAGCGTGTACGCTCGCACAACTCGCTTTCTGCAAAGAAATAACCGATTTCACGGGCAGCGGAAGTGGTGGAGTCAGAACCGTGAACCGCATTTTCATCGATGGTTTGAGCGAAATCAGCACGGATAGTTCCGGCTGCGGCTTCAGAAGGGTTGGTGGCACCCATCAGTTCACGGTTAAGTGCAACTGCATTCTCACCTTCCAGCACTTGAACCAACACCGGGCCGGAAGTCATAAACGCAACCAGATCTTTATAAAAAGGCCGCTCTTTATGTTCCGCGTAAAATCCACCGGCTACCTGGTCCGACAACTGAACCAGCTTGGCCGCAACCACGCTCAGTCCGGTTTTCTCAAATCGGGTGATAATTTCACCAATCACATTTTTACCAACAGCATCAGGCTTAATGATGGATAAAGTGCGTTCTACCGCCATGTTTCTCTCCAATAACTATAGTTTTCAATGGGTTAAATAAAGCTGGTAGACCGACACGAATAAACGCCAGTGCCGGTCAGTCAGGATGCGGCGATTATACGCAGGTTTATTGCGTTTTAGTATGGGGGGCAATCAACTTGTCACACTCGAAGCCGCGCCAGGGTCTGGGTGACATACTGAATGGTGAAATCGATTTCTTCTTCGGTTGTGAATCTACCGAGCGAAAAGCGAACCGCAGCTAATGCCAGGTCATCTGGCAAACCCAGGCTTTTCACCACATAAGAAGGTGCGACCGAAGCAGAATTGCAGGCACTGC is drawn from Ketobacter sp. MCCC 1A13808 and contains these coding sequences:
- the ndk gene encoding nucleoside-diphosphate kinase, yielding MAVERTLSIIKPDAVGKNVIGEIITRFEKTGLSVVAAKLVQLSDQVAGGFYAEHKERPFYKDLVAFMTSGPVLVQVLEGENAVALNRELMGATNPSEAAAGTIRADFAQTIDENAVHGSDSTTSAAREIGYFFAESELCERTR